DNA sequence from the Halobacterium sp. DL1 genome:
ACGGAGCGCCGGGAGGTCAGTGACATCGACGAGGACGCCTACCGGGGCGGCGAGGTGCGCACGCAACTCACTGGCGTCGTCGACGTGCCGGTCGCCGACGACCTCCAGTCCGCCAAGCAGGTCCACGCCGGGAGCACGGCCGCGCTCGCGGAAGGCGCCGCGGCGGACGTCGAACCGGGCGTAACGTACGTCCTCGGGCCCGGTGGCACCGTCGGCACCATCGCCGACGAACTCGGTGTCGACGGCTCACCCCTCGGCGTGGACGTCTACCGCGACGGCAAACTCGTCGTCAGGGACGGCAGCGAACGCGAGATCCTGGACGCGCTCGGCGAAGAGAACGTGATATTCGTCTCACCCATCGGCGGCCAGGGGTTCGTCTTCGGCCGCGGCAACCACCAGATTTCGCCCGCGGTCATCCGGCGGAGCGAGGTGCGCGTCGTCGCGTCGCCCCGCAAACTCGACGAGACGGGAGTGCTCCGGGTCGACACCGGCGACGACGAGGTGGACGAGTCGCTGCGTGGCTGGTCGAAAGTCAGGACTGGTCGCTTCGAAGAGCGGATGGTGAAGGTCGTTTAGTCGTCGTCTTCGTCTTTCATCGACTGGAGGCGGTCGATGAGTTCGTCGCTGTCGGCCCCCGAATCGAAGTTCACGTCGCCGTCGTGGTCGTTCTCGCGGGTAACTGTGGCGTCTTCGTCAATGTCCGTATCCTGGCTCCCCTGCTCGGACTCGTCGTAGCTACCAAAACCCATACGTAGCATCCAAGGAACTCCGCACGAATAAGGGTCCCGG
Encoded proteins:
- a CDS encoding N-acetylglucosamine-1-phosphate uridyltransferase, which produces MRTVGVVVNPIAGMGGRVGLKGTDGKVAEARERGAEPRAPDRAREALSALHDRAPGTELLAYGGEMGEDAARDAGFDPVVVGQPNGEETTAADTRAAVREFVDRGVDLLLFVGGDGTATDVAEALAELDAEDVPVLGVPAGVKVYSSVFAVTPEAAGRVAATFDSTERREVSDIDEDAYRGGEVRTQLTGVVDVPVADDLQSAKQVHAGSTAALAEGAAADVEPGVTYVLGPGGTVGTIADELGVDGSPLGVDVYRDGKLVVRDGSEREILDALGEENVIFVSPIGGQGFVFGRGNHQISPAVIRRSEVRVVASPRKLDETGVLRVDTGDDEVDESLRGWSKVRTGRFEERMVKVV
- a CDS encoding death domain-associated protein — protein: MGFGSYDESEQGSQDTDIDEDATVTRENDHDGDVNFDSGADSDELIDRLQSMKDEDDD